A genomic window from Scophthalmus maximus strain ysfricsl-2021 chromosome 17, ASM2237912v1, whole genome shotgun sequence includes:
- the LOC118289101 gene encoding E3 ubiquitin/ISG15 ligase TRIM25, producing the protein MTMAEAAAPDPFSEQELTCSICLDLFSEPVTTPCGHNFCQACIGGYWASSPLCTCPLCKQQFHERPQLSVNRVFALIADNYKLTHYGAAGLPMNGDTKTVTNTNSTNPFVTVAAAAAAVWCDVCTGVKQPAVSSCLTCTASYCTEHVRPHEIVPFYSKHPLLDPQEALRGRTCAAHRRLLEVFCRTCQRCICAICVLEEHRTHKTVSVQTERLSKQKQVARTEQEILNRIREREIHVSDLKRKLEAVKNYAEGEQGDVEHLLNEVSDALDQIRTQVVGGIQNQLDAVMSKGGGLVSRLEAELGQLMDRRATLEVQAISQDHIGFLQSFEEATAPLAESRRDDVDEDSEFSLHFPLVEVKSSLSEVKDKMDDIRMGVRPRSTRGSFSSTDLTAAESMLSLRGGASVRRSQWSLRDMKKIKPVSGHKKARVYTEDVTLNPVTAYPFLILSEDRKQVKRGEKLQFYRNSPHRFDVWSCVSAKEGFSSGRHYWEVFVGENKDWKVGVVSESAQRKGLFDMSPSNGYCAIWWSGSQLRALTAPPLTKVKNPPRLRQVGVFLDVDVGQVSFYNVKSGSEIYSFMGSSEFTERMFPLLGTGDKEVPLVLMSTKLS; encoded by the exons atgacgATGGCGGAGGCGGCGGCTCCAGATCCCTTCTCAGAGCAGGAGTTGACCTGCTCCATCTGTCTGGACCTGTTCAGTGAACCAGTCACGACTCCCTGTGGACACAACTTCTGTCAG GCGTGTATCGGAGGTTACTGGGCGTCCAGTCCGCTCTGCACGTGTCCTCTGTGTAAACAGCAGTTCCATGAACGACCTCAGCTCAGCGTCAACAGAGTCTTCGCTCTCATCGCAGATAATTACAAACTGACTCATTACGGAGCGGCGGGGTTACCGATGAACGGCGACACAAAGACGGTCACCAACACCAACAGCACCAACCCGTTTGTgacggtggcggcggcggcggcggccgtgTGGTGTGACGTCTGTACAGGTGTTAAACAACCTGCCGTCAGCTCCTGTCTCACCTGCACTGCCTCCTACTGCACTGAGCATGTGCGGCCACATGAGATCGTTCCCTTCTACTCCAAACACCCACTGCTGGACCCGCAGGAGGCGCTCAGGGGCCGCACCTGCGCCGCACACCGCCGCCTGCTGGAG GTTTTCTGTCGGACGTGTCAGAGATGCATCTGCGCCATTTGTGTCCTGGAGGAACATCGGACGCACAAAACGGTTTCTGTCCAGACGGAGAGACTCAGCAAACAG AAACAGGTGGCGAGGACGGAGCAGGAAATCCTGAACCGgatcagagagcgagagattCACGTGAGCGACCTGAAGAGGAAACTGGAGGCAGTGAAG AACTACGCAGAAGGAGAACAAGGAGATGTCGAACACCTGCTGAACGAGGTGTCAGACGCCCTGGACCAGATCCGGACTCAGGTGGTGGGCGGGATCCAGAACCAGCTGGACGCCGTCATGTCAAAGGGGGGCGGACTGGTGAGCCGTCTGGAGGCGGAGCTTGGCCAGCTGATGGACAGGAGGGCCACGCTGGAGGTCCAGGCCATCAGTCAGGATCACATCGGCTTCCTCCAG AGTTTCGAGGAGGCCACAGCTCCGCTGGCCGAGAGTCGGCGGGACGACGTGGACGAAGACTCTGAGTTTTCTCTCCACTTCCCgctggtggaggtgaagagCTCCCTGAGCGAGGTGAAGGACAAGATGGACGACATCCGGATGGGGGTCCGCCCCCGCAGCACCAGAGGCTCCT TCTCGTCCACGGACCTGACGGCTGCGGAGAGCATGCTGAGTCTGAGGGGCGGAGCCAGTGTGAGGCGGAGCCAGTGGAGTCTGAGAG ATATGAAGAAGATTAAACCGGTCTCAG gACATAAAAAGGCTAGAGTCTACACGG aggacGTGACCTTGAACCCGGTCACAGCCTACCCGTTCCTCATCCTGTCTGaagacaggaagcaggtgaagagaggagagaagcttCAGTTCTACAGAAACAGTCCACACAGGTTCGATGTCTGGTCCTGTGTCAGTGCCAAGGAGGGGTTCAGCTCGGGACGACACTACTGggag GTGTTCGTTGGGGAGAACAAGGACTGgaaagtgggcgtggtcagcGAGTCAGCTCAGAGGAAAGGTCTGTTCGACATGAGTCCCTCTAACGGATACTGCGCCATCTGGTGGAGTGGCAGTCAACTGCGTGCGCTCACTGCTCCGCCTCTCACCAAG GTGAAGAATCCTCCGAGGCTCCGTCAGGTCGGCGTCTTCCTGGACGTGGACGTTGGTCAAGTGTCCTTCTACAACGTCAAGTCGGGATCAGAGATCTACAGCTTCATGGGCTCGTCCGAGTTCACCGAGAGGATGTTTCCTCTGCTGGGGACCGGAGACAAGGAGGTTCCCCTGGTCCTCATGAGCACCAAGCTGAGCTGA
- the ube2m gene encoding NEDD8-conjugating enzyme Ubc12, whose protein sequence is MIKLFSLKQQKKDEESAGGNRTGAGGKKASAAQLRIQKDINELNLPKTCDINFPDDDDLLNFRLIISPDEGFYKGGKFVFSFKVGQGYPHDPPKVKCETMVYHPNIDLEGNVCLNILREDWKPVLTVNSIIYGLQYLFLEPNPEDPLNKEAAEVLQTNRRLFEQNVQRSLRGGYVGATYFERCLK, encoded by the exons ATGATTAAGCTCTTTTCcctgaagcagcagaagaaagacGAGGAATCTGCCGGAGGAAACCGAACAGGAGCCGGGGGTAAAAAAGCCAGCGCGGCCCAGCTCCGGATACAGAAAG ACATCAATGAGTTGAACCTGCCGAAGACGTGTGACATCAACTTCCCTGACGACGATGACCTGCTCAACTTCAGACTCATCATCTCACCTGACGAG GGTTTTTACAAAGGAGGAAAGTTTGTCTTCAGCTTTAAG gtagGACAGGGTTACCCTCACGACCCCCCCAAGGTGAAGTGTGAGACGATGGTGTACCACCCCAACATCGACCTGGAGGGAAACGTCTGCCTCAACATCCTGAG AGAAGACTGGAAGCCCGTGTTGACCGTCAACTCCATTATCTACGGCCTCCAGTACCTGTTTCTA gAGCCGAACCCCGAGGACCCGTTGAACAAGGAGGCAGCGGAGGTTCTGCAGACGAACCGGCGGCTCTTTGAGCAGAACGTCCAGCGCTCTCTGAGGGGCGGGTACGTGGGCGCCACCTACTTCGAGAGGTGTCTGAAATAA